From a region of the Myxococcus fulvus genome:
- a CDS encoding McrB family protein: MGKAFDALLSGMIEGRAWGQMGDAEPVRQLLWNVYEERYHKADHHKSRYQVRVNLQKKDDSAAYAGFITAENPTSGPYQGTSFVWMPGKEGSIAVLVIGTDGFGADAHILGRPGHARRLRALARLHKGKLWVKPDLLDTSSRVPETIVEQWPEQLEAVSKSYGSVIYAAVPIRSAKDGAVVEDLLDLFFSEHDTPLTGTTKDRWEMRHSDILGAIFPQVNLAQVLELLQERRFVILEGPPGTGKTRLAYEVARQMGQVTPIQFHPARTYEDFVVGLYPKPAAGGLAFEVRMGDFLRANAAAVKGEHVLLIDEVNRADLSRVLGEAIVLLEPGEQREIELPHLPDGWSERKVSLSRGLHILATRNTADRTIARMDLAVRRRFAFLEMWPDRRPVDDEGVPLAKACFDDVLHTFTEFADEETLKLTPGHSYFLDPRRDQDTTTREKRVARRLELELVPLLREYLSERLAGSASEPIAGLADRITSRLLEERAT, from the coding sequence ATGGGCAAAGCCTTTGATGCGCTGCTGTCAGGGATGATCGAGGGCCGGGCGTGGGGGCAGATGGGAGACGCCGAACCCGTGCGCCAGCTCCTTTGGAATGTCTACGAGGAGCGCTACCACAAGGCCGACCATCACAAGTCGCGCTACCAGGTGCGGGTGAATCTCCAGAAGAAGGACGATTCCGCCGCGTACGCCGGATTCATCACCGCCGAGAACCCCACCTCGGGTCCCTACCAAGGAACGTCCTTCGTCTGGATGCCGGGAAAAGAAGGGAGCATCGCCGTTCTCGTGATTGGAACGGACGGCTTCGGTGCAGATGCACACATCCTTGGACGCCCTGGCCACGCCCGCCGCCTTCGCGCATTGGCTCGACTCCACAAGGGCAAGCTGTGGGTGAAGCCTGACCTGCTCGATACGTCGTCACGGGTGCCAGAGACCATCGTCGAACAATGGCCCGAGCAACTCGAGGCTGTCAGCAAGTCCTACGGCAGCGTCATCTATGCCGCCGTTCCGATTCGCTCGGCCAAGGATGGAGCGGTCGTTGAGGACCTTCTGGACCTCTTCTTCTCCGAGCATGACACCCCACTGACTGGCACCACCAAAGACCGCTGGGAGATGCGCCACTCGGACATCTTGGGGGCCATCTTTCCGCAGGTGAACTTGGCGCAGGTCCTGGAGCTCCTCCAGGAGCGACGCTTCGTCATCCTCGAAGGCCCACCGGGAACCGGGAAGACTCGACTGGCCTATGAAGTGGCACGCCAGATGGGCCAGGTCACGCCCATTCAGTTCCATCCGGCCCGTACCTATGAGGACTTCGTCGTGGGGCTCTACCCGAAGCCTGCAGCGGGAGGGCTCGCCTTTGAGGTCCGGATGGGTGACTTCTTGCGAGCCAATGCCGCCGCGGTGAAGGGAGAACACGTCCTCCTGATTGATGAGGTCAACCGCGCGGACCTCTCGCGGGTGCTTGGCGAGGCCATCGTCCTCCTCGAGCCCGGCGAGCAGCGCGAAATTGAATTGCCCCACCTTCCGGATGGCTGGAGCGAGCGAAAGGTCTCTCTCTCTCGGGGGCTCCATATCCTGGCAACGCGGAACACCGCCGACCGGACCATTGCCCGAATGGACTTGGCGGTCCGTCGCCGCTTTGCCTTCCTGGAGATGTGGCCGGATCGCCGTCCTGTGGACGATGAGGGCGTGCCCCTGGCGAAGGCATGCTTCGACGACGTCCTCCATACCTTCACCGAGTTTGCCGACGAGGAGACCCTGAAGCTCACGCCGGGTCACTCCTACTTCCTCGACCCGAGGCGCGACCAAGACACCACGACCCGGGAGAAGCGTGTTGCACGCCGCCTTGAACTCGAGCTTGTCCCGCTCCTCCGCGAGTACCTTTCCGAACGACTCGCCGGAAGTGCCAGTGAGCCCATCGCAGGCCTCGCAGATCGCATCACCTCGCGACTTCTGGAGGAGCGCGCCACGTGA
- a CDS encoding MFS transporter, whose translation MVQPEEPPAPAFGVFLRIWTGQLVSILGSRLTAFALGVWVYQRTGSVTQFALISLYTALPSLVLSPLAGVLADRMDRRRVMILSDTLAAASTACLALLMFAGKLEIWHIHVSVMVGAIASTFQVPAYTAATTQLVPRGQLGRASGMVQLSQSLGRLAAPPVAGLLLVAVGLQGVMLVDFATFLIALVTLLSAKIPPLGRMPSTSTTHGALWRDAFEGWHYVAARPGLMGMLVYFALINLCAAFTEVLAQPIVLSLASPAALGITLTIAGSGMLSGSLLMSVWGGPRRGRMYVVLGSGAMLGVSLVFAGARPSLVFIQLAAFSFMFWAAVANASSQALWQAKVEPSVQGRVFAIRLLLATSPTPLAYAVAGPLVDRFFEPRMAPGGDWSTSLGAWIGVGTGRGSAALLVIAGALVLGATLLAFLHPRIRRLEQDLPDAGPIQ comes from the coding sequence GTGGTCCAGCCCGAGGAGCCCCCTGCCCCGGCCTTCGGCGTCTTCCTGCGCATCTGGACAGGTCAGCTCGTCTCAATCCTGGGTTCCAGGCTGACGGCGTTCGCGTTGGGGGTCTGGGTCTACCAACGCACGGGTTCGGTGACGCAGTTCGCGTTGATCTCGCTCTACACGGCGCTGCCCTCGCTCGTGCTTTCGCCGCTGGCGGGAGTCCTGGCGGACCGGATGGACCGTCGTCGGGTGATGATCCTGAGCGACACGCTGGCTGCGGCCTCCACCGCGTGTCTCGCGCTGTTGATGTTCGCGGGTAAGCTGGAGATCTGGCACATCCACGTCTCCGTCATGGTGGGAGCCATCGCCAGCACTTTCCAGGTGCCCGCGTATACAGCGGCCACGACGCAGTTGGTGCCGAGGGGGCAGTTGGGACGAGCCAGCGGCATGGTCCAGCTCTCCCAGTCACTCGGAAGGCTCGCGGCGCCACCCGTAGCGGGGCTGTTGCTCGTGGCGGTGGGACTCCAAGGCGTGATGTTGGTGGACTTCGCGACCTTCCTCATCGCGCTGGTCACGCTGTTGAGCGCGAAGATTCCTCCGCTGGGTCGCATGCCGAGCACCTCCACCACGCATGGCGCACTCTGGCGAGATGCCTTCGAGGGCTGGCACTACGTCGCCGCGCGCCCGGGGCTGATGGGGATGTTGGTGTACTTCGCGCTCATCAACCTGTGCGCCGCGTTCACGGAGGTGTTGGCACAACCCATCGTGTTGAGCCTGGCCTCGCCTGCGGCCCTGGGAATCACGCTGACCATCGCCGGCTCCGGCATGCTGAGTGGAAGCCTCTTGATGAGCGTCTGGGGCGGTCCGCGGCGAGGCCGGATGTACGTAGTGCTGGGCTCCGGAGCGATGCTCGGTGTGAGCCTCGTGTTCGCGGGAGCGCGGCCGTCGCTCGTTTTCATCCAGCTCGCGGCCTTCTCGTTCATGTTCTGGGCCGCAGTCGCGAACGCCTCGAGTCAGGCGCTCTGGCAGGCCAAGGTCGAGCCCTCCGTACAGGGCCGCGTCTTCGCCATCCGGCTCCTACTCGCCACCAGCCCGACGCCACTGGCATACGCAGTGGCGGGCCCCCTGGTGGACCGCTTCTTCGAGCCGCGCATGGCGCCAGGCGGCGACTGGAGCACGAGCCTGGGCGCCTGGATTGGCGTGGGCACTGGGAGAGGCAGCGCGGCGCTGCTCGTCATCGCGGGAGCGCTCGTCCTGGGAGCCACACTCCTGGCGTTCCTCCACCCACGCATCCGTCGATTGGAACAGGACCTCCCCGACGCAGGGCCGATACAGTGA